In one window of Candidatus Babeliales bacterium DNA:
- a CDS encoding co-chaperone GroES yields the protein MFEKIKPLHDRVLVKRVEMEDTTPGGIIIPDAAKEKAQTAKVVAVGEGRITSEGKTVPMAVKAGDVIFFGKYAGTEAGDEYLIIREDEILGVVEQ from the coding sequence ATGTTCGAAAAAATTAAGCCATTACATGATCGTGTTTTGGTAAAACGTGTCGAAATGGAAGATACCACACCTGGTGGCATTATTATTCCTGATGCCGCAAAAGAAAAAGCGCAAACAGCTAAAGTTGTAGCGGTTGGAGAAGGGCGTATAACTTCTGAAGGAAAAACAGTACCAATGGCGGTTAAAGCTGGTGATGTTATTTTTTTTGGTAAATATGCCGGTACTGAAGCTGGTGATGAGTACTTGATTATTCGTGAAGATGAAATTTTAGGCGTGGTAGAACAATAA
- a CDS encoding superoxide dismutase family protein, translated as MKYFTNLIVLLIAIAASLFIGSSYYYYSPLFKSVTEATAVVYPTKGNKVSGVVNFAQQKDGIRITAQLSGLTPGNHGFHIHEFGDCACDDAVCAGDHFNPTNQPHGGPNSEQRHIGDFGNIYADENGNAHYDRVDAGATLNGPHSIVGRAVIVHVQEDDLKSQPTGNAGARIGCGVVGVKKN; from the coding sequence ATGAAATATTTTACCAATTTGATTGTTTTATTAATCGCAATAGCAGCGTCTTTATTTATTGGCAGTTCATATTATTATTATTCACCACTTTTTAAATCAGTAACTGAAGCAACAGCAGTAGTGTATCCAACTAAAGGAAACAAAGTATCCGGCGTGGTTAATTTTGCACAACAAAAAGATGGTATTCGTATTACTGCGCAATTATCAGGATTAACGCCGGGTAATCATGGTTTTCATATTCATGAATTTGGTGATTGTGCTTGTGATGATGCAGTTTGCGCAGGTGATCATTTTAATCCCACTAATCAACCGCATGGAGGACCGAATTCTGAGCAGAGGCATATCGGTGATTTTGGCAATATTTATGCCGATGAGAATGGTAATGCTCATTATGATCGAGTTGATGCAGGAGCTACGTTAAATGGACCGCATTCAATAGTTGGCCGTGCGGTGATAGTCCATGTACAAGAAGATGACCTCAAATCACAACCGACTGGCAATGCTGGTGCACGTATTGGCTGTGGAGTTGTTGGCGTTAAGAAAAATTAG
- a CDS encoding ribulose-phosphate 3-epimerase gives MKHITIFPSLISADILNLRKVIQSLESHCDGFHIDVMDWHFVPNLTWGPMFVNAFAQITPKPLFVHLMIEKPYEFLDLLTLRPIDTVSFHIEATKNIKLTTNRIIEKKWLASIAINPKTPLSEIFPFLDTINSILLMSVDPGFSGQRFIKHSVDRLIELDNHRKQQKLSFEIVMDGGINKDNIQNLIQHGVDQVGIASGIFSHNNPIETLHTLYKIALFN, from the coding sequence ATGAAGCATATTACTATTTTCCCTTCACTTATTTCTGCCGATATTCTTAATCTTAGAAAAGTAATACAATCATTAGAATCGCATTGTGATGGATTTCACATCGATGTAATGGATTGGCATTTTGTACCAAATCTTACCTGGGGGCCGATGTTTGTTAATGCGTTCGCACAAATTACCCCTAAACCCTTATTTGTGCATTTGATGATTGAAAAACCGTATGAATTTTTGGATTTACTAACATTAAGACCTATCGATACGGTATCATTTCATATTGAAGCAACAAAAAATATTAAATTGACCACAAATCGCATAATAGAAAAAAAATGGTTGGCAAGCATAGCAATAAATCCAAAAACACCCCTTTCAGAAATTTTTCCCTTTTTGGATACAATCAATAGCATCTTGCTCATGTCTGTTGATCCTGGCTTTTCTGGACAGCGATTTATAAAACATTCTGTAGATCGACTCATTGAGTTAGATAACCATCGCAAACAACAAAAACTTTCATTTGAGATTGTGATGGATGGTGGTATTAATAAAGACAATATTCAGAATTTAATACAACATGGTGTTGATCAAGTAGGAATTGCTTCAGGCATTTTTTCACACAATAATCCGATTGAAACTTTACATACTCTCTATAAAATTGCTCTCTTCAATTAA
- the groL gene encoding chaperonin GroEL (60 kDa chaperone family; promotes refolding of misfolded polypeptides especially under stressful conditions; forms two stacked rings of heptamers to form a barrel-shaped 14mer; ends can be capped by GroES; misfolded proteins enter the barrel where they are refolded when GroES binds) — translation MAGKRILFGVDAREKIRKGVDTLADAVKVTLGPKGRNVAYDKSFGSPGITKDGVTVAKEIELTDKLENMGAQMVREVASKTADVAGDGTTTATVLAQAIFREGNKYVTAGANPMELKRGIEKAVIAAVKAIKEQSRKVSSKKEIEQVATVSASDASIGQLIAEAMDRVGRDGVITVEEAKGMEDELEVVEGMQFDKGYVSPYFATDTEKMEATLADPLILIVEKKISSMKSLLPVLEQVAKAGRPLLIIAEDVEGEALATLVVNKLRGTINVAAVKAPGFGDRRKAMLEDIAILTGGKLVSEDLGIKLESLGINDLGRAAKVVVTKDNCTIIEGKGEAVTIKGRVDQIRAQIEATTSDYDIEKLQERLAKLAGGVAVIKVGAITESEMKEKKDRIEDALNATRAAVEEGIVAGGGVALLRAQAAITEVMAEGDEKMGVQIVMRSLEEPLRIISSNAGYEASVIVNKVKSEKGNIGFNAKTGELVDMIEMGIIDPAKVTRTALQNASSISGLLLTTEAIISENPEDKKESTPAPGGMGGMGGMGGMPGMY, via the coding sequence ATGGCTGGAAAACGTATATTATTTGGTGTTGATGCTCGTGAAAAAATTCGTAAAGGCGTTGATACATTGGCTGATGCGGTTAAAGTAACTCTAGGGCCAAAAGGTCGTAATGTTGCCTATGATAAATCTTTTGGTTCACCAGGTATCACTAAAGATGGTGTAACGGTTGCAAAAGAGATCGAATTAACTGATAAGCTTGAAAATATGGGCGCACAAATGGTGCGTGAAGTAGCAAGCAAAACGGCTGATGTAGCTGGTGATGGTACTACAACTGCAACAGTACTTGCCCAAGCAATTTTCCGTGAAGGAAATAAATATGTAACTGCTGGTGCGAATCCAATGGAATTAAAGCGTGGGATTGAAAAAGCAGTTATAGCAGCCGTAAAAGCGATTAAAGAACAATCAAGAAAAGTAAGCTCAAAAAAAGAAATCGAACAAGTAGCAACGGTTTCTGCATCTGATGCAAGCATTGGACAATTGATTGCTGAAGCAATGGATCGAGTTGGCCGCGATGGTGTAATCACGGTTGAAGAAGCAAAAGGTATGGAAGATGAGCTTGAAGTAGTAGAAGGAATGCAATTTGATAAGGGGTATGTATCTCCTTATTTTGCAACCGATACTGAAAAAATGGAAGCCACACTCGCTGATCCACTTATTTTAATTGTTGAAAAGAAAATTTCATCAATGAAAAGTTTGCTGCCCGTATTAGAGCAAGTTGCAAAAGCTGGTCGTCCATTATTAATTATTGCTGAAGATGTAGAAGGTGAAGCGTTAGCAACTTTAGTGGTAAATAAGTTACGCGGTACTATTAATGTAGCCGCAGTTAAAGCACCTGGTTTTGGTGATCGTCGTAAAGCAATGCTTGAAGATATTGCTATTTTAACTGGTGGCAAATTGGTTTCTGAAGATCTTGGTATTAAGCTAGAAAGCCTTGGTATTAACGATCTTGGTCGTGCTGCAAAAGTAGTAGTTACTAAAGATAATTGCACGATTATTGAAGGAAAAGGTGAAGCAGTTACTATTAAAGGCCGTGTTGACCAAATTCGTGCACAAATTGAAGCGACCACTTCAGATTACGATATAGAAAAGCTACAAGAACGCTTAGCAAAACTTGCAGGCGGAGTAGCAGTTATCAAAGTAGGTGCCATAACTGAATCTGAAATGAAAGAAAAGAAAGACCGTATTGAAGATGCATTAAACGCAACTCGTGCGGCCGTTGAAGAAGGTATTGTTGCTGGTGGTGGTGTTGCATTACTTCGTGCACAAGCAGCAATTACAGAAGTAATGGCAGAAGGTGATGAAAAAATGGGCGTACAAATTGTTATGCGCTCACTTGAAGAGCCGTTGCGTATTATTTCTTCAAACGCTGGCTACGAAGCATCAGTTATTGTAAATAAAGTAAAATCTGAAAAAGGTAATATTGGCTTTAATGCAAAAACTGGTGAATTAGTTGATATGATTGAAATGGGTATTATTGATCCGGCAAAAGTAACGCGTACTGCGTTACAAAATGCATCATCCATTTCAGGATTATTATTAACTACAGAAGCAATTATTTCAGAAAACCCTGAAGATAAAAAAGAATCTACTCCAGCACCAGGTGGCATGGGTGGAATGGGCGGTATGGGTGGCATGCCTGGCATGTACTAA
- a CDS encoding Helicase associated domain protein, giving the protein MKPKHQKAAYFAAKGLFSNLLNFYELENKISSLPETERGDAFEVFAEAYFRTQDLHQAAEVWPEKQLPESLRKKLGIPNDAGIDGVLKTNTDIYISYQVKFRSNRNSLSWDNDGLGKFLGQSDRVSQRILFTNSNDLSTVMDSRINFKPVKGNDLDRLNHEDFQTIENWLKTGLVQKHKNKPYPHQVDAINNILNELSINDRATAIMACGTGKTLLGLWVAEKQNVQTVLILLPSLALVRQTLHSWAKENNWDTFNFLCVCSDNTVIKGDDETILYQNDLDFSVTIQKKVVEDFLKNKNISRKVIFSTYQSCQIVAQVIPKDFSFDLAIFDEAHKTASRKDANYAFALQNENLPIKKRLFLTATPRHYKVNTKDKEGNQRLVYSMDDQKSYGRVAHQLSFRGAVQKDLICDYKVIISIVTSDMVNRAVFRKGEVVFGGDIIKAERIANILALKNAIEQYNVKRIFSFHNSVASAKSFTASTNEGVGVHLKDFNTLHVNGAMPTTKRESFLKEFEESKKAIISNARCLTEGVNVPAVDMVAFVAPKKSRVDIVQAVGRAMRKHEESGKKLGYILLPIFLQISENETIEQALAKTKFDTAWDVLQALQEQDESLVEIIAQMREERGKALGMNDNKLREKIEILGPELCINELRKSITTKIVNSLGSNWDERFGELEKFKEEHGHCNVPYNYQESKKLGVWVSIQREAYRKKILTLDRYEKLTNLGINWRLKASWEERFSEFVDFKKENGCSSVPYNDKNKNLMSWVANQRIKHKKRTLSSERFEALNNIGFEWNGQPSWDARFTDLVKFKEEHGHCNVPYSLPIGIWAGSQRRLYKQGLLTSDKCKKLNDIGFEWDPINAEWENKFIELVAFKKENGHCNASRECPQTKKLGTWIGVQRKIHKKGLLAQERYKRLNALGFVWDIKNTIWNERFAELNDFKKQYGRCMVPYPYPANRKLGTWVTEQRKSHKEGLLAQERYKKLNDLGFVWDRNNSSWEQMFAELLSFKDKNGHCNVSARYNVSKKLMTWVSQQRHLYKMGGNQLFLKRIDKLNAIGFIWDANVIEGLWKEKFAELVDFKKKNGHCRVPKNYGENPALSRWVQTQRYLYNTKNKRLTAERLELLNKIGFFVN; this is encoded by the coding sequence ATGAAGCCTAAACATCAAAAAGCTGCTTATTTTGCAGCAAAAGGCTTATTTTCTAATTTGCTTAATTTTTATGAATTAGAAAATAAAATATCTAGTTTACCCGAAACTGAACGTGGTGATGCTTTTGAAGTTTTTGCGGAAGCTTACTTTAGGACTCAAGATCTTCATCAAGCTGCAGAAGTATGGCCAGAAAAACAATTACCAGAAAGTTTGCGAAAAAAGCTAGGCATACCAAACGATGCGGGTATTGATGGTGTTTTGAAAACTAATACTGATATATATATTTCTTACCAGGTTAAATTTAGGTCAAATAGAAATTCATTATCTTGGGATAATGATGGTCTTGGAAAATTTCTTGGTCAGAGTGATAGAGTAAGTCAAAGAATTCTTTTTACTAACTCAAACGACTTATCTACAGTAATGGATTCTCGTATTAACTTTAAACCTGTTAAAGGAAATGACTTAGATCGTCTTAATCATGAAGATTTTCAAACCATTGAAAATTGGCTTAAAACTGGTCTTGTTCAAAAGCATAAAAATAAACCCTATCCTCACCAAGTTGACGCAATTAATAACATTTTGAATGAACTTTCTATTAATGATCGGGCTACAGCAATTATGGCCTGTGGTACGGGCAAAACATTATTAGGACTTTGGGTTGCAGAAAAACAAAATGTTCAAACCGTATTGATTTTATTACCCTCTTTAGCTCTTGTTCGTCAGACATTGCATAGTTGGGCTAAAGAAAATAATTGGGATACTTTTAACTTTCTTTGTGTTTGTTCGGATAATACAGTAATAAAAGGAGATGATGAAACTATCTTGTATCAAAATGATCTGGATTTTTCTGTTACAATTCAAAAAAAAGTAGTTGAAGATTTTCTCAAAAATAAGAATATTTCAAGAAAAGTAATTTTTTCTACTTATCAATCATGTCAAATTGTGGCACAAGTAATCCCAAAAGATTTTTCTTTTGATTTAGCAATATTTGATGAAGCCCATAAAACAGCTTCACGTAAAGATGCAAATTATGCATTTGCCTTACAAAATGAAAATTTACCTATTAAAAAGAGATTGTTTCTTACTGCAACACCCCGTCATTATAAAGTGAATACAAAAGATAAAGAGGGCAATCAACGGCTTGTTTATTCAATGGATGATCAAAAGTCATATGGTAGGGTGGCGCATCAACTTTCATTTAGAGGAGCAGTACAAAAAGATCTTATCTGTGATTATAAGGTAATTATATCAATTGTAACATCAGATATGGTTAATAGAGCTGTCTTTAGAAAAGGTGAAGTTGTTTTTGGTGGGGATATTATAAAAGCAGAAAGAATTGCAAATATACTGGCCTTAAAAAATGCAATAGAACAATATAACGTTAAAAGAATTTTTTCTTTTCATAATTCAGTGGCTTCGGCTAAATCATTTACTGCATCTACTAATGAGGGGGTAGGTGTTCATCTTAAAGACTTTAATACCTTACATGTGAATGGTGCTATGCCTACCACTAAACGTGAGAGCTTCTTAAAGGAATTTGAAGAATCTAAAAAAGCAATTATTTCCAATGCTCGCTGTTTGACTGAAGGGGTTAATGTTCCAGCAGTTGATATGGTTGCGTTTGTAGCTCCAAAAAAAAGTCGCGTTGATATTGTCCAAGCAGTTGGTCGAGCTATGCGGAAACATGAAGAGAGTGGAAAAAAGCTGGGATATATTTTGTTGCCAATTTTTTTACAAATCTCTGAAAATGAAACAATAGAGCAAGCTTTAGCTAAAACAAAATTTGATACAGCATGGGATGTATTACAAGCTTTACAAGAACAAGATGAAAGTCTCGTAGAAATTATAGCACAAATGCGCGAAGAGCGAGGAAAAGCTCTAGGCATGAATGATAATAAATTAAGAGAGAAGATTGAGATATTGGGCCCTGAACTTTGTATTAATGAATTACGAAAATCAATAACAACTAAAATTGTTAATTCCTTAGGTTCTAATTGGGATGAACGATTTGGAGAGTTAGAAAAATTTAAAGAAGAGCATGGGCATTGTAATGTGCCTTATAATTATCAGGAAAGTAAAAAGTTGGGAGTTTGGGTAAGTATTCAGCGAGAGGCCTATAGAAAGAAAATTTTGACTTTAGATCGATACGAAAAACTTACTAATTTAGGTATTAATTGGCGCCTGAAAGCTTCATGGGAAGAAAGATTTTCTGAATTTGTTGATTTTAAAAAAGAAAATGGATGCAGCAGCGTTCCTTATAATGATAAAAATAAAAATCTTATGAGTTGGGTAGCAAACCAACGAATAAAACATAAAAAAAGAACACTTTCATCAGAAAGATTTGAAGCTTTAAATAATATAGGGTTTGAGTGGAATGGTCAACCGTCATGGGATGCAAGATTCACAGATCTTGTAAAATTTAAAGAAGAACATGGTCATTGCAACGTTCCTTATTCTTTGCCTATTGGTATATGGGCAGGTAGTCAAAGAAGGTTATACAAACAAGGATTATTAACTTCTGATAAATGTAAAAAATTAAATGATATAGGTTTTGAGTGGGATCCTATTAATGCAGAGTGGGAAAATAAATTTATAGAGCTAGTTGCTTTTAAAAAAGAAAATGGTCATTGTAATGCTTCTAGAGAATGTCCTCAAACTAAAAAGCTTGGGACTTGGATAGGAGTGCAAAGAAAAATACATAAAAAGGGGTTACTAGCACAAGAGAGATATAAAAGGCTAAATGCTTTAGGCTTTGTTTGGGATATAAAAAATACTATATGGAATGAAAGATTTGCTGAGCTAAACGATTTTAAAAAACAATATGGTCGTTGCATGGTACCTTATCCATATCCAGCAAATAGAAAGCTTGGAACCTGGGTGACAGAGCAAAGAAAAAGTCATAAAGAGGGTTTACTAGCACAAGAGAGATATAAAAAGCTAAATGATTTAGGCTTTGTTTGGGATCGTAATAATTCATCATGGGAGCAGATGTTTGCTGAGCTACTTTCCTTTAAAGATAAGAATGGGCATTGCAATGTTTCTGCTCGTTATAACGTTAGTAAAAAACTTATGACTTGGGTTTCCCAGCAGCGCCATTTGTATAAAATGGGAGGTAATCAATTATTTTTGAAGCGGATTGATAAACTTAATGCGATAGGATTTATTTGGGATGCCAATGTCATAGAAGGATTGTGGAAAGAGAAATTTGCAGAACTTGTAGATTTTAAGAAAAAAAATGGACATTGCAGGGTGCCAAAAAATTACGGAGAAAATCCAGCTTTAAGTAGATGGGTACAAACACAACGATATTTATATAATACCAAAAATAAACGATTGACTGCTGAACGTCTTGAGTTGCTCAATAAGATTGGCTTTTTTGTAAATTAG
- a CDS encoding ankyrin repeat domain-containing protein, translating to MKQKILLFGFIFFCLPITSLLSISEEKKFQWFQAIENKDLDKVNNIINRVKDNQDQLIEILSLKNDHEETGLVAALYKDNYEIAKAILEGIEKIKNPNIRKKIINTQTKEGYWALNIALFPRKYEFAENLIKIGADPNIKNSISGNTPLHSLIPNKDQIKFLLEHGANPNIKNHYGETPLIRTVLVPFPDKDIAEVVKLFLEKGANSSIKNNKGKTALDYAKIRSLPETIEILEKTIKKN from the coding sequence ATGAAACAAAAGATTTTGCTCTTCGGATTTATTTTCTTTTGCTTACCGATAACCAGTCTATTGAGCATAAGCGAAGAAAAAAAATTTCAATGGTTCCAAGCAATTGAGAATAAAGATCTAGATAAAGTTAATAATATTATTAATCGAGTAAAAGATAATCAAGATCAATTGATAGAAATATTATCTTTAAAAAACGATCATGAGGAAACTGGATTAGTAGCTGCTTTATATAAAGATAATTATGAGATTGCAAAAGCGATTTTAGAAGGTATAGAAAAAATTAAAAATCCGAATATTCGGAAAAAAATTATTAATACTCAAACAAAAGAAGGCTATTGGGCTTTAAATATAGCTTTATTTCCTAGGAAATATGAATTTGCAGAAAATTTAATAAAAATTGGCGCAGATCCTAATATAAAAAACAGTATAAGCGGTAATACTCCTTTACATAGTTTAATTCCTAACAAAGACCAGATTAAATTTTTATTAGAACATGGTGCAAATCCTAATATAAAAAATCATTATGGGGAAACACCGCTGATAAGAACAGTGCTTGTACCATTTCCTGATAAAGATATAGCCGAAGTAGTAAAATTATTTCTTGAAAAAGGTGCCAATTCCTCAATTAAAAATAATAAAGGTAAAACTGCACTTGATTATGCAAAAATAAGATCTTTACCAGAAACCATAGAAATTTTGGAGAAAACAATCAAAAAAAATTAA
- a CDS encoding ankyrin repeat domain-containing protein: MRNKTFFITTVLSISLSVFSVFGMELLHQRFDRKNLPLLKNIINHLLASGCPTPKEKIGFIEFALSILDPIFAKKILKSDLKIINEKSKYGCTFLHYLVKYPAFYSESLTLDLLEKGANPNILNDEGYSALQQAFIKNQKKYSPYIQESIDVFMNHPSNNINQQSKNKKTLLHYAIIYSDVEIIKKILKRNANTNLQDENGNTVLHSLAEYPISICMAIAAQLLAFGAEPNVTNNNGLSPLLLILQAKYHYKYRLEAVDLKNNLFYQDFFDETLDVLINNPNTDLEIANPMNGKIALHYAAEFGDFKILSRLLKPGVNIDILDKQGMTPLNYVRKENKNKSRERDYAISIKLLSDYTQQDNIELKKPHLNNYFSRFCKVGNHKEKLKDFGFVLPGSYCNILDFVLNKKK, encoded by the coding sequence GTGAGAAATAAAACTTTTTTTATAACTACCGTTTTGAGTATTTCATTATCGGTATTTTCAGTTTTTGGAATGGAACTTTTACATCAGCGATTTGATAGAAAAAATTTGCCTCTTTTAAAAAATATAATTAATCATTTATTAGCTAGTGGATGCCCAACTCCAAAAGAAAAAATAGGATTTATTGAATTTGCATTAAGCATTTTGGATCCAATTTTTGCCAAAAAAATTCTTAAATCAGATTTAAAAATTATTAATGAAAAAAGTAAATATGGTTGTACTTTTTTACATTATCTTGTGAAGTATCCTGCTTTTTATAGCGAAAGTCTGACTTTAGATTTGTTAGAAAAAGGAGCAAATCCAAATATTCTTAATGATGAAGGTTATTCAGCATTGCAACAGGCTTTTATTAAAAATCAAAAAAAATATTCGCCATATATCCAAGAGAGTATTGATGTGTTTATGAATCATCCTTCTAATAATATTAATCAGCAAAGTAAAAATAAAAAAACATTATTGCACTATGCCATTATATATTCTGACGTGGAGATTATTAAAAAAATATTAAAAAGAAATGCAAACACCAATCTTCAAGATGAAAATGGAAATACGGTATTACATTCTCTTGCGGAATATCCAATATCTATTTGTATGGCTATTGCAGCACAATTACTTGCGTTTGGCGCGGAGCCAAATGTTACTAACAATAATGGGCTTTCGCCATTATTGCTCATCTTGCAAGCAAAATATCATTATAAATATCGATTGGAAGCGGTTGATTTAAAAAATAATCTCTTTTATCAAGATTTTTTTGATGAAACGCTGGATGTACTTATTAATAATCCCAATACTGATCTTGAAATAGCAAATCCTATGAATGGAAAAATAGCATTACATTATGCAGCAGAATTTGGTGACTTTAAAATACTGAGCAGATTGCTTAAGCCAGGTGTTAATATTGATATACTTGATAAGCAGGGAATGACGCCATTAAACTACGTGCGCAAAGAAAATAAAAATAAATCTCGCGAGAGAGACTATGCAATCTCTATTAAGTTATTGTCCGATTATACGCAACAAGATAATATTGAGTTAAAAAAGCCGCATTTAAATAACTATTTTTCTCGATTTTGCAAAGTAGGAAACCATAAAGAAAAATTGAAAGACTTTGGCTTTGTGTTGCCGGGATCTTATTGTAATATTTTAGATTTTGTTTTAAATAAGAAAAAATAA
- a CDS encoding VOC family protein: MSSIQNPRISMFILMQNDLDKAIEFYTNLGFSLNFHIPQQWAEFSTENIKLGLAYTDIDLPERRTGIVLEVDDLKSWCNQVVERGITCSEPVEQVHGVMSSITDPGNNILELYQPTPEKMEEAIKKHEEKK, encoded by the coding sequence ATGTCATCAATTCAAAATCCGCGTATTTCAATGTTCATTTTAATGCAAAATGATTTGGATAAAGCAATAGAATTTTATACAAATCTTGGTTTTTCATTAAATTTTCATATCCCACAGCAATGGGCAGAATTTTCTACAGAAAATATAAAATTGGGTCTTGCTTATACTGATATTGATTTGCCAGAAAGACGCACGGGTATTGTATTAGAAGTGGATGATCTTAAAAGTTGGTGTAATCAAGTTGTTGAGCGTGGTATTACTTGTTCCGAGCCAGTTGAACAGGTACATGGTGTTATGTCAAGTATTACTGATCCTGGTAATAATATTTTAGAGCTTTATCAGCCGACGCCAGAAAAAATGGAAGAAGCAATTAAAAAGCATGAAGAAAAAAAATAG
- a CDS encoding DUF305 domain-containing protein — translation MRYTNLFFMTILSFISMYVLMYVMVDKFANVYMNLNQLYMAGVMTIPMVLVELVLMRSMYKIKRINFFISVSSLIIFILLLIFIRQQIAISDKEFLKSMIPHHAAAILMCEKASLQDPEIKKLADAIITTQKIEIDLMKKKLKEFAQ, via the coding sequence ATGAGATATACTAATTTGTTTTTTATGACAATCTTATCTTTTATATCTATGTATGTACTCATGTACGTAATGGTTGATAAATTTGCCAATGTTTATATGAATTTAAATCAACTCTATATGGCAGGGGTAATGACTATTCCAATGGTATTAGTTGAGTTGGTTTTAATGAGATCAATGTACAAAATTAAAAGAATTAATTTTTTTATCTCAGTATCGAGCTTAATTATATTTATTCTGTTACTAATCTTTATTAGGCAACAAATAGCAATATCAGATAAAGAATTTTTAAAATCAATGATTCCACATCATGCCGCTGCAATATTAATGTGCGAAAAAGCTTCGTTGCAAGATCCTGAAATTAAAAAATTAGCTGATGCTATTATCACTACACAAAAAATTGAAATTGATCTAATGAAAAAAAAATTAAAAGAATTCGCTCAATAA